In Thioalbus denitrificans, the following are encoded in one genomic region:
- the miaA gene encoding tRNA (adenosine(37)-N6)-dimethylallyltransferase MiaA, translated as MGPTASGKTDLAVELVRRLPCSIISVDSALVYREMDIGTAKPGPELLAEAPHRLIDILDPAESYSAARFRSDALREMEAIRAGGGIPLLVGGTMLYFRALAAGLSDLPAADPAVRARLEAELAAEGLAALHARLARVDPEAARRIHPNDPQRIQRALEVWELTGRPLSALWAEHATAQPGVEAVPLALAPARRAVLHERIEQRFHAMLAAGFEAEVERLRRRGDLHPGLPSMRSVGYRQVWSYLEGRIGHGEMVERGIAATRQLAKRQITWLRGWPGVNWVDSLGSNPIEQVLKILNGSTI; from the coding sequence ATGGGCCCCACCGCCTCGGGCAAGACCGACCTGGCGGTGGAGCTGGTGCGCCGTCTGCCCTGCAGCATCATCAGCGTCGACTCGGCCCTGGTCTACCGGGAGATGGACATCGGAACCGCCAAGCCGGGCCCGGAACTGCTGGCGGAGGCGCCCCACCGGCTCATCGACATCCTCGATCCGGCCGAGTCCTACTCCGCGGCCCGGTTCCGCAGCGATGCGCTGCGCGAGATGGAGGCCATCCGCGCCGGGGGCGGCATCCCACTGCTGGTCGGGGGGACGATGCTCTATTTCCGCGCCCTGGCGGCCGGTCTTTCCGACCTGCCGGCGGCCGACCCGGCGGTGCGCGCCCGCCTGGAAGCGGAGCTGGCGGCCGAGGGGCTGGCCGCCCTCCATGCCCGGCTGGCGCGGGTGGATCCGGAGGCGGCCCGCCGCATCCACCCCAACGACCCCCAGCGCATCCAGCGGGCGCTGGAGGTGTGGGAGCTGACCGGCCGTCCCCTGTCCGCCCTGTGGGCCGAGCACGCCACCGCGCAGCCGGGGGTGGAGGCCGTGCCCCTCGCCCTGGCACCGGCCCGGCGCGCCGTGCTCCATGAGCGCATCGAGCAGCGCTTCCACGCCATGCTCGCCGCCGGTTTCGAGGCTGAGGTGGAGCGTCTGCGCCGGCGCGGGGATCTGCATCCCGGCCTGCCCTCCATGCGCTCGGTGGGTTACCGCCAGGTGTGGTCATACCTGGAGGGGCGGATCGGCCATGGGGAGATGGTGGAGCGGGGCATCGCGGCCACCCGCCAGCTGGCCAAGCGCCAGATTACCTGGCTGCGCGGCTGGCCCGGAGTGAACTGGGTCGACAGCCTGGGGTCGAATCCAATCGAACAGGTCTTGAAAATCCTCAACGGCTCCACCATATAG
- the hfq gene encoding RNA chaperone Hfq, translating into MSKGQSLQDPFLNTLRKERVPVSIYLVNGIKLQGQIESFDQFVVLLKNTVSQMVYKHAISTIVPARNIRIAPPANGGGDSPEPGNA; encoded by the coding sequence ATGTCAAAAGGGCAGTCCCTACAAGACCCTTTCCTGAACACCCTCCGCAAGGAACGGGTGCCGGTATCCATCTATCTCGTCAACGGCATCAAGCTCCAGGGTCAGATCGAGTCCTTCGATCAGTTCGTGGTGCTGCTCAAGAATACCGTGAGCCAGATGGTCTACAAGCATGCCATCTCCACCATCGTCCCGGCGCGCAACATCCGCATCGCCCCGCCGGCGAATGGCGGCGGCGACAGCCCTGAACCGGGTAATGCCTGA
- the hflK gene encoding FtsH protease activity modulator HflK gives MAWNEPGGSGKDPWGSQGGDQGPPDLDELARKFQQKLGGLFGGKGGGESGSGGGRGGGGASRIGLGLVLGALVAVWVFSGIYIVAPAERAVVLQFGRYVKTTGPGPHWVPRFIQTVEKVNVEQIRNIQRQASMLTQDENIISVALAVQYRVKDIKDYVFLVRDPDLTLREATESAVREVIGKSKLDFALTEGRSEIMTRTETLIQEILDRYGTGLQITSVNLQDAQPPEQVQGAFEDAIKAREDEQRLKNEAEAYANEIVPVARGNAARQLEEANAYKAQVIAQAEGEASRFEQLLTEYRKSPAVTRQRLYLETMESVLANSSKVMVDVEGGNNLMYLPLDQLMQRGAEAQARQEGDALSPTGGAAIGSREAESRGREELRSRRGVR, from the coding sequence ATGGCCTGGAACGAACCGGGAGGCAGTGGCAAGGACCCTTGGGGCAGCCAGGGGGGAGACCAGGGGCCGCCCGATCTGGATGAACTGGCACGCAAGTTCCAGCAGAAGCTGGGTGGCCTGTTCGGCGGCAAGGGCGGCGGCGAGAGCGGCTCTGGCGGTGGCAGGGGCGGTGGCGGCGCCAGCCGCATCGGTCTCGGGCTGGTGCTGGGCGCGCTGGTGGCCGTGTGGGTCTTCAGCGGCATCTATATCGTTGCCCCGGCCGAGCGCGCCGTGGTGCTCCAGTTCGGCCGCTACGTGAAGACCACCGGCCCCGGACCGCACTGGGTGCCGCGCTTCATCCAGACGGTGGAGAAGGTCAACGTGGAGCAGATCCGCAATATCCAGCGCCAGGCCTCCATGCTGACCCAGGACGAGAACATCATCTCCGTGGCCCTGGCGGTGCAGTACCGGGTCAAGGACATCAAGGACTACGTGTTCCTGGTGCGGGACCCAGACCTGACCCTGCGCGAGGCCACCGAGAGCGCCGTGCGCGAGGTGATCGGCAAGAGCAAGCTGGACTTCGCCCTCACCGAGGGGCGCAGCGAGATCATGACCCGGACCGAGACGCTGATCCAGGAGATCCTCGACCGCTACGGCACCGGCCTGCAGATCACCAGCGTCAACCTCCAGGACGCCCAGCCGCCGGAGCAGGTGCAGGGCGCCTTCGAGGACGCCATCAAGGCCCGTGAGGACGAGCAGCGGCTCAAGAACGAGGCCGAGGCCTATGCCAACGAGATCGTTCCCGTCGCCCGCGGCAATGCCGCGCGCCAGCTGGAGGAGGCCAACGCCTACAAGGCCCAGGTCATCGCCCAGGCCGAGGGTGAGGCGAGCCGTTTCGAGCAGCTGCTGACCGAATACCGGAAGTCACCCGCGGTGACCCGCCAGCGTCTCTACCTGGAGACCATGGAGTCGGTGCTGGCCAACAGCAGCAAGGTGATGGTGGACGTGGAAGGGGGCAACAACCTCATGTACCTTCCCCTCGACCAGCTGATGCAGCGTGGCGCCGAGGCCCAGGCCCGCCAGGAGGGCGACGCCCTCTCGCCCACGGGCGGCGCGGCCATCGGCAGCCGGGAGGCGGAGTCGCGCGGACGTGAAGAACTGCGCAGCCGCCGGGGGGTTCGCTAA
- a CDS encoding ATP phosphoribosyltransferase regulatory subunit yields the protein MTDSGRWLLPEGIEELLPPEARRVEQLRRRLIDLYDGWGYDLVIPPFVEYLESLLTGVGHDLELKTFKLTDQLSGRLLGVRADMTPQVARIDARRLHSDLPTRLCYLGTVLHTRPGAAGETRSPLQVGAELYGHAGVESDVEVLCLMLETLRVTGHDEAHVDLGHVGIFRGLSRRAGLSAEQEGILFEALQRKAGAEIEASLAGWALDPGDRAMLGRLAALNGGPGVLAEARAALADAGAEVEAALADLERIAGLLGQRMPGVPLYFDLAELRGYHYHTGPVFAAYLPGRGQAVAQGGRYDDIGRVFGRARPATGFSADLRALVSLLPEAREPAGGIYAPWTEDPAQASRVAELRAAGERVICALPGAEGTPGAHGCDRVLVLQGGSWTVTPVAS from the coding sequence CTGACCGACTCCGGGCGCTGGCTGCTCCCGGAAGGGATCGAGGAGCTGCTGCCGCCGGAGGCGCGGCGCGTCGAGCAGCTGCGGCGGCGGCTGATCGACCTCTATGACGGCTGGGGCTACGATCTGGTCATTCCCCCCTTCGTCGAGTACCTCGAGTCACTGCTGACCGGGGTGGGGCACGACCTCGAGCTCAAGACCTTCAAGCTGACCGATCAGCTCTCCGGGCGGCTGCTGGGCGTGCGCGCGGACATGACGCCGCAGGTGGCGCGGATCGATGCCCGCCGCCTGCACAGCGACCTGCCGACCCGGCTCTGCTACCTGGGCACGGTGCTGCACACCCGCCCCGGCGCCGCCGGCGAGACCCGCAGCCCGCTCCAGGTGGGCGCCGAGCTCTATGGCCACGCCGGGGTGGAGAGCGACGTGGAGGTGCTGTGCCTGATGCTGGAGACCCTGCGCGTCACCGGCCATGACGAGGCCCACGTGGACCTGGGGCACGTGGGGATTTTCCGCGGCCTCTCGCGCCGGGCCGGGCTGTCGGCCGAGCAGGAGGGTATCCTGTTCGAGGCCCTGCAGCGCAAGGCCGGCGCCGAGATCGAGGCGAGCCTCGCCGGCTGGGCGCTGGACCCGGGCGACCGGGCCATGCTGGGCCGGCTGGCGGCGCTCAACGGGGGCCCCGGGGTGCTCGCCGAGGCGCGTGCCGCCCTGGCGGATGCCGGCGCCGAAGTGGAGGCCGCGCTGGCGGACCTGGAGCGCATTGCCGGGCTGCTCGGTCAGCGCATGCCGGGAGTCCCGCTCTATTTCGATCTGGCCGAGCTGCGCGGATACCACTACCATACCGGTCCGGTGTTCGCCGCCTACCTGCCCGGCCGTGGCCAGGCGGTGGCGCAGGGCGGACGCTACGACGACATCGGGCGCGTGTTCGGACGTGCCCGCCCCGCCACGGGGTTCAGCGCCGACCTGCGGGCGCTGGTGAGCCTGCTGCCGGAAGCCCGGGAGCCGGCGGGGGGTATTTACGCGCCATGGACGGAGGACCCGGCGCAGGCAAGCCGGGTAGCGGAACTGCGCGCGGCGGGGGAGCGGGTCATCTGCGCCCTGCCCGGCGCGGAGGGAACACCCGGGGCGCACGGTTGCGACCGCGTCCTGGTACTGCAGGGGGGGAGCTGGACGGTGACGCCGGTGGCGTCCTGA
- a CDS encoding adenylosuccinate synthase codes for MGKNVVVIGTQWGDEGKGKVVDLLTEGVAAVVRFQGGHNAGHTLVINGEKTVLHLIPSGILREGVQCLIGNGVVLSPAALIEELDMLKARGVPAEERLRISEACPLILPYHVALDHARERARGKAAIGTTGRGIGPAYEDKVSRRGLRVGDLLHRERFAAKLGEVLDYHNFALQHYYKADAVDFQQVLDETLAMAERIVPLVADIPAILYDIADRGGNILFEGAQGTLLDIDQGTYPFVTSSNTTAGGASTGSGFGPRYLDYVVGIVKAYTTRVGSGPFPTELYDGKELLDTVGAYMAERGHEFGSTTGRPRRCGWFDAVALRRSVRVNSVSGLCVTKLDVLDGLDTIRLCVGYRHGETLLDAPPVGAEAYEGCAPVYEEMPGWTESTVGVRDYDQLPANARAYLKRMEEVVGVPVDIISTGPDRNETIVLRNPFA; via the coding sequence ATGGGCAAGAACGTAGTCGTGATCGGCACCCAGTGGGGTGACGAGGGCAAGGGCAAGGTAGTGGACCTGCTCACCGAGGGCGTCGCCGCCGTGGTGCGCTTCCAGGGCGGGCACAACGCCGGCCATACGCTGGTGATCAACGGTGAGAAGACCGTTCTGCACCTGATTCCGTCGGGCATACTCCGCGAGGGCGTGCAGTGCCTGATCGGCAACGGCGTGGTGCTCTCGCCCGCGGCGCTGATCGAGGAGCTGGACATGCTCAAGGCCCGGGGCGTCCCGGCCGAGGAGCGGCTGCGCATCAGCGAGGCCTGCCCCCTCATCCTGCCCTACCACGTGGCGCTGGATCATGCCCGCGAGCGGGCCCGCGGGAAGGCCGCCATCGGCACCACCGGACGCGGCATCGGCCCGGCCTACGAGGACAAGGTCTCCCGCCGCGGACTGCGGGTGGGCGACCTGCTGCACCGGGAGCGTTTCGCCGCCAAGCTGGGCGAGGTGCTGGACTACCACAACTTCGCCCTGCAGCACTACTACAAGGCCGATGCGGTGGACTTCCAGCAGGTGCTGGACGAGACCCTGGCCATGGCCGAGCGCATCGTCCCGCTGGTGGCGGACATTCCCGCCATCCTCTACGACATCGCCGACCGGGGCGGCAACATCCTGTTCGAGGGCGCGCAGGGGACGCTGCTGGATATCGACCAGGGCACCTACCCCTTCGTGACCTCCTCCAACACCACCGCCGGCGGCGCGTCCACCGGCAGCGGCTTCGGACCCCGTTACCTCGACTACGTGGTCGGCATCGTCAAGGCCTACACCACCCGCGTGGGCTCCGGTCCGTTCCCCACCGAGCTCTACGACGGCAAGGAGCTGCTCGACACGGTGGGTGCCTACATGGCCGAGCGCGGTCACGAGTTCGGCTCCACCACCGGCCGGCCGCGTCGCTGCGGCTGGTTCGACGCCGTGGCCCTGCGCCGCTCCGTGCGGGTGAACAGCGTCAGCGGCCTGTGCGTCACCAAGCTCGATGTGCTCGACGGCCTCGACACCATCCGGCTGTGCGTGGGTTACCGCCATGGCGAGACCCTGCTCGACGCCCCCCCCGTGGGCGCCGAGGCCTACGAGGGCTGCGCGCCGGTCTACGAGGAGATGCCCGGCTGGACGGAGTCCACCGTCGGCGTCCGCGACTACGACCAGCTGCCCGCCAATGCCCGCGCCTATCTCAAGCGCATGGAGGAGGTGGTGGGTGTGCCCGTGGACATCATCTCCACCGGTCCGGATCGCAACGAGACCATCGTCCTGCGCAACCCCTTCGCCTGA
- the hflC gene encoding protease modulator HflC, which translates to MGQNSVKLGVIGLLALLVLGAFSIYTVDERQKAILFRLGEIVRTDLEPGIHFKFPLIYNVGKFDGRILTLDEAPERFLTSEKKNVMVDSFVKWRIDDVGRFYQRTGGDERTAAMRLSQILKDGLRSEFAKRTVQEVVSGDRAQIMDILTENANRQVSELGISVVDVRIQQIELPAEVSGSVYRRMEAERARVARDFRSRGAEAAERIRADADRQRTVILAEAYRDAEVIRGEGDARATDIYAKAYTRDPEFYAFYRSLRAYRDTFRDRSDVILMQPDSEFFRYFKNPEQGVAR; encoded by the coding sequence ATGGGACAGAACAGCGTGAAACTGGGAGTCATCGGGCTGCTGGCACTGCTGGTGCTGGGCGCCTTCTCCATCTACACCGTGGACGAGCGCCAGAAGGCGATCCTGTTCCGCCTGGGCGAGATCGTGCGCACGGACCTGGAGCCGGGTATCCACTTCAAGTTCCCGTTGATCTACAACGTGGGCAAGTTCGACGGCCGCATTCTCACCCTGGACGAGGCGCCGGAGCGTTTCCTCACCAGCGAGAAGAAGAACGTGATGGTGGACTCGTTCGTGAAGTGGCGTATCGATGACGTGGGGCGCTTCTACCAGCGTACCGGCGGTGACGAGCGGACCGCCGCGATGCGCCTGTCCCAGATCCTCAAGGACGGCCTGCGCAGCGAGTTCGCCAAGCGTACCGTGCAGGAGGTGGTTTCGGGCGATCGGGCCCAGATCATGGACATCCTCACCGAGAACGCCAACCGGCAGGTCAGCGAGCTGGGCATCAGCGTGGTGGACGTGCGCATCCAGCAGATCGAGCTCCCCGCCGAGGTGAGCGGCTCGGTCTACCGGCGCATGGAAGCCGAGCGCGCCCGCGTGGCCCGCGACTTCCGCTCCCGCGGTGCCGAGGCGGCCGAACGCATCCGTGCCGATGCCGACCGGCAGCGCACGGTGATCCTGGCGGAGGCCTATCGCGACGCGGAGGTGATTCGCGGTGAGGGCGATGCCCGCGCCACCGACATCTACGCCAAGGCCTACACCCGGGATCCGGAGTTCTATGCCTTCTATCGCTCGCTGCGTGCCTACCGGGACACCTTCCGCGATCGCTCCGATGTGATTCTGATGCAGCCCGACAGCGAGTTTTTCCGCTACTTCAAGAATCCCGAGCAGGGGGTGGCGCGCTGA
- a CDS encoding DUF2065 domain-containing protein: protein MLWTDLLAALALVLVIEGLLPFANPGGWRRMVLMVARMDDRTLRFVGLSSIIVGLALLTLVRMFV, encoded by the coding sequence ATGCTATGGACTGATCTGCTCGCCGCTCTCGCCCTGGTGCTGGTGATCGAGGGCCTGCTGCCCTTCGCCAATCCCGGTGGCTGGCGCCGGATGGTCCTGATGGTGGCCCGGATGGACGATCGCACCCTGCGCTTCGTCGGCCTGAGCAGCATCATCGTGGGACTGGCGCTGCTCACGCTGGTGCGGATGTTCGTCTGA
- the hflX gene encoding ribosome rescue GTPase HflX, translating to MFERPRGGERAVLVHLELPNDSVSEDLEEFERLVVSAGAEPVAIVTGSRTQPDPKYYIGTGKVEEVALQVEAGEAEVVLFNHALSPAQERNLERAFQCRVLDRTGLILDIFAQRARTHEGKLQVELAQLEHLATRLVRGWTHLERQKGGIGLRGPGETQLETDRRLLRERIRTIHRRLEKVRRQRDQGRRARRRATVPTVSLVGYTNAGKSTLFNTLTGAEVYAADQLFATLDPTLRRIRLAEVGDVVLADTVGFIRHLPHELVAAFRATLEETLEATLLLQVVDAHDPQRDAAIRQVNQVLAEIGADTLPQLEVYNKIDALADVQPRLERDGEGRPCRVWISAATGAGLELLRQALSELLAGEVVRGWVELPPTAGRLRARLFELGAVLAESDAEDGGWRIEVQLPRRQLDQLASREGHQERLAGLAR from the coding sequence TTGTTTGAGCGTCCACGCGGCGGCGAACGGGCGGTTCTCGTCCACCTCGAGCTTCCGAACGATTCCGTCAGCGAGGATCTGGAGGAGTTCGAGCGTCTCGTAGTATCCGCTGGTGCCGAGCCGGTCGCCATCGTGACCGGCTCGCGCACCCAGCCCGATCCCAAGTACTACATCGGCACCGGCAAGGTGGAAGAGGTGGCGCTCCAGGTGGAGGCCGGGGAGGCGGAGGTGGTGCTGTTCAACCACGCGCTGTCACCGGCCCAGGAGCGCAACCTGGAACGGGCCTTCCAGTGCCGCGTGCTCGACCGGACCGGCCTGATCCTCGATATCTTCGCCCAGCGGGCCCGTACCCACGAGGGCAAGCTGCAGGTGGAGCTGGCCCAGCTGGAGCACCTCGCCACCCGGCTGGTGCGGGGCTGGACCCACCTGGAGCGGCAGAAGGGCGGTATCGGCCTGCGCGGTCCCGGCGAGACCCAGCTGGAGACCGACCGCCGGCTGCTGCGCGAGCGCATCCGCACCATTCACCGGCGGCTGGAAAAGGTGCGCCGCCAGCGTGACCAGGGACGCCGGGCCCGCCGCCGCGCCACGGTGCCCACCGTGTCCCTGGTGGGTTACACCAACGCCGGCAAATCCACCCTGTTCAACACCCTGACGGGGGCGGAAGTCTATGCCGCCGATCAGCTCTTCGCCACCCTCGACCCGACCCTGCGCCGCATCCGGCTGGCCGAGGTGGGTGACGTGGTGCTGGCCGACACGGTGGGATTCATCCGCCACCTGCCCCACGAGCTCGTGGCGGCCTTCCGCGCCACCCTGGAGGAGACCCTGGAGGCGACGCTGCTGCTGCAGGTGGTGGATGCCCACGACCCCCAGCGCGACGCGGCGATCCGCCAGGTCAACCAGGTGCTGGCGGAGATCGGCGCCGATACCCTCCCGCAGCTGGAGGTTTACAACAAGATCGACGCACTTGCGGACGTGCAGCCGCGGCTGGAGCGGGACGGGGAGGGGCGTCCGTGCCGGGTCTGGATCTCGGCGGCCACGGGCGCCGGTCTGGAACTCCTGCGCCAGGCGCTGTCTGAGCTGCTGGCGGGCGAAGTCGTGCGCGGCTGGGTCGAATTGCCGCCTACCGCGGGACGTCTCCGCGCGCGGTTGTTCGAGCTGGGGGCGGTGCTGGCGGAAAGCGACGCCGAGGACGGCGGCTGGCGCATCGAGGTGCAGCTGCCGCGCCGCCAGCTCGACCAGCTGGCCTCCCGCGAGGGGCACCAGGAGCGGCTGGCCGGCCTCGCCCGCTGA
- the ppdK gene encoding pyruvate, phosphate dikinase, producing the protein MEKTFVYAFEEGDGRNKMLLGGKGANLCEMTQIGLNVPPGFVISTEACLAYLADPNRELPAGVMDQVRMHVTGLERKTGKTLGGADNPLLVSVRSGSAMSMPGMMDTILNLGLNRATLEGLIRQTGNERFAYDAYRRFIQLFGKVALGVADEPFDEVFEAAKQSAGVKLDVGLSARDLEGICGQFLEVVERATGAPFPDDPHAQLEIAIKAVFNSWMGKRAVDYRREFHITPAMANGTAVNVVTMVFGNMGEDSATGVGFTRYPDTGENRMFGEYLVNAQGEDVVAGIRTPRPIDALAEEMPELHRQLVELRDKLESHYREVQDFEFTIEKGVLYCLQTRNGKMNAQALVRTSVEMANEGLIDRRQALLRIQPQALEQMLFPRLAPMASHRPIARGLPASPGAAAGRAVFDADRAEQLGRGGQPVILVREETKPEDIHGFFASRGILTSRGGKTSHAAVVARGMGKPCVAGAEGIHVDVRMRQAFVGEHTIREGDLITLDGTTGEVYLGEVPMIEAEFSPELDTLLGWADAAAGLRVMANADTPEDAERALRYGAMGIGLCRTERMFNATERLPTVIEMIVAESPADRQHALDKLLPMQREDFRGLFRAMAPRPVTIRLLDPPIHEFLPSEQQLVEEIDRLRHLRDTVQGMNILSDAVEFIYRGGTDHPSVARLADPRLVEEAIDKKETMLRKVRALHEVNPMLGHRGVRLGLTFPEIYTMQIRAILEAAAECLQEGLEVHPEIMVPQVCTVQELKRVKDLVSFIRTDVEERYGVRLAFRFGSMLEVVRACMRAGSLAEEAEFFSFGTNDLTQAAFSFSREDAENKFLPMYNEHGILQDNPFEVLDVKGVGRLMELAVEWGRATRPDMKVGICGEHGGHPASIAFCHRVGLTYVSCSAPRVPIARLAAAQAALDAAGGTGTQSL; encoded by the coding sequence ATGGAGAAGACCTTCGTCTACGCCTTCGAGGAAGGCGACGGCAGGAACAAGATGCTGCTCGGGGGCAAGGGCGCCAACCTGTGCGAGATGACCCAGATCGGGCTCAACGTCCCGCCCGGATTCGTCATCTCCACCGAGGCCTGCCTCGCCTACCTGGCCGACCCCAACCGCGAGCTGCCGGCCGGCGTCATGGACCAGGTGCGGATGCATGTCACCGGTCTCGAGCGCAAGACCGGCAAGACCCTCGGCGGCGCCGACAATCCCCTGCTGGTCTCGGTGCGCTCCGGCTCCGCCATGTCCATGCCCGGGATGATGGACACCATCCTCAATCTCGGCCTCAACCGCGCCACCCTCGAGGGGCTCATCCGCCAGACCGGCAACGAGCGCTTCGCCTACGACGCCTACCGGCGCTTCATACAGCTGTTCGGCAAGGTGGCGCTGGGAGTGGCGGACGAACCCTTCGACGAGGTCTTCGAGGCGGCCAAGCAGAGCGCCGGGGTGAAGCTGGACGTGGGGCTCTCGGCGCGCGACCTGGAGGGAATCTGCGGCCAGTTCCTGGAGGTGGTGGAGCGGGCCACCGGCGCGCCCTTCCCCGACGACCCCCACGCACAGCTGGAAATCGCCATCAAGGCGGTGTTCAACTCCTGGATGGGCAAGCGGGCGGTGGACTACCGCCGCGAGTTCCACATCACGCCGGCCATGGCCAACGGCACGGCGGTGAACGTGGTGACCATGGTGTTCGGCAACATGGGGGAGGACTCCGCCACCGGCGTGGGATTCACCCGCTATCCGGACACCGGCGAGAACCGGATGTTCGGCGAGTACCTGGTCAACGCCCAGGGCGAGGACGTGGTGGCGGGCATCCGCACGCCCAGGCCCATCGACGCCCTGGCCGAGGAGATGCCCGAGCTCCACCGCCAGCTGGTGGAGCTGCGCGACAAGCTGGAGTCCCACTACCGGGAGGTGCAGGACTTCGAGTTCACCATCGAGAAGGGCGTCCTCTACTGCCTGCAGACCCGCAACGGCAAGATGAACGCCCAGGCGCTGGTGCGCACCTCGGTGGAGATGGCCAACGAGGGGCTCATCGACCGCCGCCAGGCGCTGCTGCGCATCCAGCCGCAGGCGCTCGAGCAGATGCTCTTTCCCCGCCTGGCGCCGATGGCCAGCCACCGCCCCATCGCCCGCGGCCTGCCGGCCTCGCCCGGTGCCGCGGCGGGCCGGGCGGTATTCGACGCCGACCGCGCCGAACAGCTCGGGCGCGGCGGCCAGCCGGTCATCCTGGTGCGCGAGGAGACCAAGCCGGAGGACATCCACGGCTTCTTCGCCTCCCGGGGCATCCTCACCTCCCGCGGCGGCAAGACCTCCCACGCCGCCGTGGTGGCCCGGGGCATGGGCAAGCCGTGCGTGGCCGGTGCCGAGGGCATCCACGTGGATGTGCGCATGCGCCAGGCCTTCGTCGGCGAGCACACCATCCGCGAGGGGGATCTCATCACCCTCGACGGCACCACCGGCGAGGTCTACCTGGGCGAGGTGCCCATGATCGAGGCGGAGTTCTCCCCCGAGCTGGATACGCTGCTGGGCTGGGCCGACGCGGCGGCCGGGCTGCGGGTGATGGCCAACGCCGACACCCCGGAGGACGCCGAGCGGGCGCTGCGCTACGGCGCCATGGGCATCGGACTGTGTCGCACCGAGCGCATGTTCAACGCCACCGAACGCCTGCCGACGGTGATCGAGATGATCGTCGCCGAAAGCCCCGCCGATCGCCAGCACGCCCTGGACAAGCTGCTGCCCATGCAGCGGGAGGATTTCCGCGGCCTGTTCCGGGCCATGGCCCCGCGCCCGGTCACCATCCGCCTGCTCGACCCGCCCATCCACGAGTTCCTGCCCTCGGAGCAGCAGCTGGTGGAGGAGATCGACCGCCTCCGGCACCTGCGCGATACGGTGCAGGGCATGAACATCCTCTCCGATGCCGTGGAGTTCATCTACCGCGGCGGTACGGACCACCCCAGTGTCGCCCGCCTGGCCGACCCGCGCCTGGTGGAGGAGGCCATCGACAAGAAGGAGACCATGCTGCGCAAGGTCCGCGCCCTGCACGAGGTGAACCCCATGCTGGGCCACCGCGGCGTGCGCCTGGGACTCACCTTCCCGGAGATCTACACCATGCAGATCCGCGCCATCCTCGAGGCCGCCGCCGAGTGCCTGCAGGAGGGGCTGGAGGTGCACCCCGAGATCATGGTGCCGCAGGTGTGCACTGTGCAGGAGCTCAAGCGGGTCAAGGATCTGGTGAGCTTCATCCGCACGGACGTGGAGGAGCGCTACGGGGTACGGCTGGCGTTCAGGTTCGGCTCCATGCTGGAGGTGGTGCGGGCCTGCATGCGCGCCGGCAGCCTGGCGGAGGAGGCGGAGTTCTTCTCCTTCGGCACCAACGACCTGACCCAGGCCGCCTTCTCCTTCTCCCGCGAGGATGCCGAGAACAAGTTCCTGCCCATGTACAACGAACACGGCATCCTGCAGGACAACCCCTTCGAGGTGCTGGACGTGAAGGGGGTGGGTCGGCTGATGGAGCTGGCCGTGGAGTGGGGCCGCGCCACCCGTCCCGACATGAAGGTGGGGATCTGCGGCGAGCACGGCGGCCACCCCGCATCCATCGCCTTCTGCCACCGGGTGGGGCTGACCTACGTCTCCTGCTCCGCCCCGCGGGTCCCCATCGCCCGCCTGGCGGCGGCCCAGGCGGCCCTCGATGCCGCCGGGGGAACCGGAACCCAGTCGCTGTAG